A part of Streptomyces sp. DSM 40750 genomic DNA contains:
- a CDS encoding AAA family ATPase — MTWQPFYVGDGTPRDVDLGEPPPWRDFPRQALGKQFQPPAGLVRAVNAALVLRRPLLLTGAAGSGKSSVIEQVAAELKLGDVLRWHITSRSTLTDALYRYDALGRIHAQRLAHSSVSDDIAPFLQLGPLGTALLPTERPRALLIDEIDKSDLDLPSDLLDVLERGEFEIPELARYARDIVDVREWGGDARSPVERGRVQCDKFPFIVLTSNGERDFPPAFLRRCIRFTMPKPTADTLRRVVEAHLRIGTDPDQSQTVDTLIEAFVDRVAAGESLAVDQLLNAVHLLTGGGGVPVGADEQEVRDLILRELTRA; from the coding sequence ATGACCTGGCAGCCGTTCTACGTCGGCGACGGCACGCCGCGCGATGTCGATCTCGGCGAACCGCCGCCCTGGCGGGACTTTCCCCGGCAGGCTCTGGGCAAGCAGTTCCAGCCGCCCGCCGGACTGGTTCGAGCGGTCAACGCGGCGCTGGTCCTGCGTCGGCCGCTGCTCCTGACGGGTGCGGCGGGCTCGGGCAAATCCTCCGTGATCGAGCAGGTCGCCGCGGAACTCAAGCTCGGCGACGTACTGCGCTGGCACATCACTTCGCGCAGCACACTGACGGACGCGTTGTACCGCTACGACGCCCTGGGCCGTATCCACGCGCAGCGGCTCGCCCACAGCAGCGTGAGCGACGACATCGCGCCCTTCCTGCAACTGGGTCCGCTGGGGACGGCGCTGCTCCCCACGGAACGCCCCCGTGCCTTGCTGATCGACGAGATCGACAAGAGCGATCTGGACCTGCCGAGCGATCTGCTCGACGTTCTGGAGCGCGGCGAGTTCGAGATCCCCGAACTCGCCCGCTACGCACGGGACATCGTCGATGTACGGGAGTGGGGCGGTGACGCCCGCAGTCCGGTGGAGCGGGGACGGGTTCAGTGCGACAAGTTCCCCTTCATCGTCCTGACGAGCAACGGCGAGCGGGACTTCCCGCCGGCCTTTCTGCGGCGCTGTATCCGGTTCACCATGCCGAAGCCGACCGCTGACACGCTGCGCAGGGTTGTCGAGGCCCATCTGCGGATCGGGACGGACCCCGATCAGTCACAGACCGTCGACACGCTCATCGAGGCGTTCGTCGACCGGGTCGCGGCAGGGGAGAGCCTCGCCGTCGACCAGCTTCTGAACGCCGTACATCTGCTGACCGGCGGCGGTGGCGTCCCCGTGGGAGCGGACGAGCAGGAAGTGAGGGACCTGATCCTTCGCGAGTTGACCCGTGCCTGA